CAGGGTAGAAGAAAAGAGTTAAAAATAGTCGTTTAATTTTTAATAAGGAGATAGGATAAAATTATATTCTCAGGAATGGGGTTTTCTTATTACAAGTAACAGTTAATCACTGGACAATTGAAGAAGAAAAAGTTCCATGTGTATTTATTATAGCATCCGAATAGTATTTGCTGAAAAATTTAAGAGAAAAATCGGCTGTAATATAATGACCTATTTGTGTGAGTTGTTGTGCTTTTAGAATATTTTGTAAATATGTAATTATGGATAGACGTAGTTTTTTTAAAAATTGTGGATTGGCATCTGCATCGTTGCTGCTGATGAACGATTTGTTTGCATCTAATGCTTCTTTAGAGTGGAAAAGGAATCTTCAAATTAAACCTATAATGGGATCATGGTTTGAATTTGAGCATGGATTCGGCCCGGAAGGAAAATATTGGAATTCCGTTTTGCCAAAATTTACTGAGGAGCAATGGAAATCTAAGATTAAAGAGATTAGTGAAACTGGTATGCAATATCTTGTTCTGATGGCTGTGGCTAATGCAGGCAAAACTTACTATCCTTCTAAGCTTCAACCTCGTCGTGATTATGCTTGCAGTGATCCGCTCGAAGCAATTTTGGCAGCAGCTGACGAATGCGGCATTAAATTCTTTATCAGCAATGATTTCTGGGGCAATTGGCAGGATTTGAATAAGATGATGACTGATTCGGACGTGGCAAAGCTGCGTGAAAAAGCGATGGAAGAAATAGCTGAAAAATATTCGCACCATAAAAGCTTTTATGGATGGTATTATCCTAATGAATCTGGCCTTTGGAATTTCATTGACGATACAACGATCAACTATGTGAATAGATGCAATAAAGTCGCAAAGGAATTAACACCTCATTCTGTTAATTTAATCGCTCCTTATGGTACAAAATCAATTCGTTTGGACGACCAGTATGTGCGGCAGCTCGAAAAACTCGATATTGATATTATTGCTTATCAGGATGAAATTGGTGTGAAGAAAACAAAAGTAGGATATGCCGGTAAGTATTTCGAGGCATTATACAAGGCACATGCCAAAGCTGGTCGTGCAAGACTTTGGGCAGACATGGAGATTTTTGAATTTGAAAATGAGGTTTATAAAAGTCCATTGATTCCAGCAGATTTCAATAGAATACTAAAGCAAATGGAGGACATATCTCCTTTTGTTGAAAACATCCTGGTTTATCAATATCTTGGAATAATGAATAAACCTGACTCTCAGGCTTACGTCGGACACCCGAATTCATCTAAGCTATATACAGATTATATGAACTGGCTTAAAGCTCAGGAATAACAAAAACTAATACGACTTAAAATGAGGAATAATAGAAAAATAGTCATGGTTTTCTTTGTGATGATAGCATTCTATGCTCATTCACAAACCAAATGGACTGAATGCAGGATTTCCAATGCTTTTTCACCTGGAAATGATATATGTTCTATTCAATTTGATAAGGATAACAATATGTGGGTTGGAACCTGGAATGGGATATATAAATTTGGAGAAAGGCAATGGGAGCAAGTAGGTCCGGCAAATGCATTTATTCATGATTTTTATATTGATAAACAGAACGTCAAGTGGATTGGACTTTGGGGTGGTGGACTTTATCGAAGTGATGACGACAAACATTGGACTCAAATAACCGATATTAAACCTGCCGGATGCATTTTTGCAATAAACGGCGATCGAAATGGAAATGTTTGGGTCGGTGATTGGAACTGTGGTGTGTATTCTTTTATAAATGGTCGATGGAATTCTTATAAAAAAGATGAAATAAACCTGGGTGATAGTACTGTAACTTCTATTAGCAGTGACTCAAAAAATAATATTTGGTTTGGAACATATCATGGCTTAACAGTTTATAATGAATCTGGGAGAACAAAATTATATAATAAGACAAATAGTAAATTACCTGATAATGATGTGTACTCATTATGTGCTGATTCAAAGAATGGCATTTGGATTGGTACGACAAATGGCCTGGCCAGATTTAATGGAAAGGATTGGTTGATATATAAAAAAGAGGATTCCTGTTTACCGTCCAATCTGATTCTTTGTATAGCAGAAGATCAGAAAGGATTTATTTGGGCGGGGACTGATAAAGGGGTTGTTTTTTTCAATGGAAAGAACTGGACTACTTATTCAATAGAAAATAGTCCGTTAGTTGATAATAGGGTGCAAACTATAACAGTCCATCAGGATAGAATATATATCGGAACCAGCAAAGGAATCTCTATTGTTGAGTATGATTGAAATGAATATCGTTTTAAAAAATATATAAGCGTTTATTCTTTATGATATTGTATCTCTTAGCTAATAATATAAATTACAAAGGTGTATTTCTATAAATTAGGTTTTATGAAAAAACAGTTTTTTAAAAATGTAAAACTTACAGTCGAATTCGAAAATAAATCGAATGCAACGTTCTTGAAAGTTTGTATCCTATGGCTAGACAATCCATTCGGATATGTTTTTTTGAGAATGTTACATGTGAATTGGAATCCTCCAATAAGTGTTCTTTTCCGAACAAAAAAGAACTATCAATTTCTCTTGTAAAATTCTATAGATATAGAATATAACCTACATTTCTTCTAAACATTGTTTTAATCTCTTAAATTGAATTTTATGAAAAAAATAATTTTTACTCTTGTAATTCTTAGCCTTAATATTTGTTTTTCTTATAGTCAAAATAGAGTAGGCTGGTGGAAATTTGACGATTCAAATAACTTCTTGAAAGCAGAAGTAGGCAAACCACTGACTTTGGTTGGAACCGGAATTCAGCAAGCATCCGGCATTGATGCAAATAATGGTGCTATAACTATTAAGAAAGGCTCTTATTTTATTGTAGATCACGGCATTACTCCTAAGGAAAATGAACAATTGGTGAACAATTTTTCTATAGTGATAGATTTCAAGGTGCCTTTTATAAATACGTGGTACACATTCATTCAAACTGATTCAACCAATGTTTCTGACGGTGAATGCTTTATTAACACTTCCGGACACATTGGTGCATATGCACCAGGATACTCTGATGCATCAGTTTCTCCAAATGTCTGGTATCGGTTGGTAATTACTGCCTATTTAAATTCTCCTTATATTTCCCAAAAGTACTATTTAGATGGAAATTTGGCAAAAGTATGTAATGATCAATATATGGATAACCGTTTTTCTTTAGATAAAAAGTTATTGCTATTTGCTGATAATGATGGAGACGATGCAGATTTTGATATTGCTGAAGTTGCATTGTATGATGGCACTTTGAGTGATACTCAGATTGCAGTTCTAGGCGGAGCAGGAAACACCCCGACTGGCATCTTGAATGCTCAACTTAATGAAGAAAGTGATGCCATAATATTAAATCAGGCATCGGACTTCATTTCTATTATTACATCAAATAATAAGGAAATTCAAAATGTTGTAATATACGATTTAAATGGGAAGGCACTTATTAAATCAATGACAAACGACACAAAAGTAAATGTGTCGGGACTTGAAAAAGGTATTTATATTGTTAAAGTTAAAGTAGATGGAAAAGATCATTTCATGAAATGTCTCAGAAACTAAATCATTCCATTTGGGAATAAGAACACCTCTCCATATACATCATTTATTCTTATGCATAATTGTTTATGGAGAGGGTTTGTTTATTACCAATTTTAATTTCCATGAATTTATAAGATATGAAAAAGTTAGTAATAACACTGATATTATTCAGTTTGAATTTTTGTTTTTCTTTCAGCCAAAATAGAGTGGGATGCTGGAAGTTTGATGACTCAAATAATTTCCTGAAAGCAGATGCGGGATTTCCATTAACTTTAATTGGAACAGGGTTGCAAAAAGTTGACGGACCAGATGCATCAAATGGGGCTGTTACGATTAAACCTGGTACATATTTCGCTGCAAACAATAGTGTACTTCCAAAGAGCGGTGAGAAAAACGTAAATGATTATTCTATTGTAATTGATTTTAAGGTTCCTAAGTTAAATACATGGTATACTTTTTTCCAAACAGATATGACAAATGTTTCTGATGGAGATTGTTTTGTTAATCTCACAGGAAATATTGGTACCTACGATACTGGATACAGTACATTTGCAATTTCTCCAAATCAATGGTATCGATTAGTAATATCCGTTGGTTTGGGCTCTTCTTATAAGTATTATCTGGATGGCAACTTAATTAAGATATGCAATAATCAATATCGCGATGCCCGTTTCTCATTAGATAAAAAAATATTATTATTTGCAGACAATGATGGCGAGGATGGAGCTATAGATGTAGCCGAAGTATCGATCTACGACGGAGCATTGAACGATGCGCAGGTATCTGAAATGGGAGG
The Bacteroides sedimenti genome window above contains:
- a CDS encoding DUF4434 domain-containing protein, which gives rise to MDRRSFFKNCGLASASLLLMNDLFASNASLEWKRNLQIKPIMGSWFEFEHGFGPEGKYWNSVLPKFTEEQWKSKIKEISETGMQYLVLMAVANAGKTYYPSKLQPRRDYACSDPLEAILAAADECGIKFFISNDFWGNWQDLNKMMTDSDVAKLREKAMEEIAEKYSHHKSFYGWYYPNESGLWNFIDDTTINYVNRCNKVAKELTPHSVNLIAPYGTKSIRLDDQYVRQLEKLDIDIIAYQDEIGVKKTKVGYAGKYFEALYKAHAKAGRARLWADMEIFEFENEVYKSPLIPADFNRILKQMEDISPFVENILVYQYLGIMNKPDSQAYVGHPNSSKLYTDYMNWLKAQE
- a CDS encoding ligand-binding sensor domain-containing protein, whose translation is MRNNRKIVMVFFVMIAFYAHSQTKWTECRISNAFSPGNDICSIQFDKDNNMWVGTWNGIYKFGERQWEQVGPANAFIHDFYIDKQNVKWIGLWGGGLYRSDDDKHWTQITDIKPAGCIFAINGDRNGNVWVGDWNCGVYSFINGRWNSYKKDEINLGDSTVTSISSDSKNNIWFGTYHGLTVYNESGRTKLYNKTNSKLPDNDVYSLCADSKNGIWIGTTNGLARFNGKDWLIYKKEDSCLPSNLILCIAEDQKGFIWAGTDKGVVFFNGKNWTTYSIENSPLVDNRVQTITVHQDRIYIGTSKGISIVEYD
- a CDS encoding T9SS type A sorting domain-containing protein is translated as MKKIIFTLVILSLNICFSYSQNRVGWWKFDDSNNFLKAEVGKPLTLVGTGIQQASGIDANNGAITIKKGSYFIVDHGITPKENEQLVNNFSIVIDFKVPFINTWYTFIQTDSTNVSDGECFINTSGHIGAYAPGYSDASVSPNVWYRLVITAYLNSPYISQKYYLDGNLAKVCNDQYMDNRFSLDKKLLLFADNDGDDADFDIAEVALYDGTLSDTQIAVLGGAGNTPTGILNAQLNEESDAIILNQASDFISIITSNNKEIQNVVIYDLNGKALIKSMTNDTKVNVSGLEKGIYIVKVKVDGKDHFMKCLRN